The proteins below come from a single Treponema phagedenis genomic window:
- a CDS encoding heavy metal translocating P-type ATPase, with protein MSKKQKKMLIRIIVSTLMMTALHFAPLTGWLRFGFYLIPYLIIGYDILIKAGKGIKNRQVFNENFLMAIATIGAITLALYSKSGDYTEAIAVMLFYQVGEWFQSYAVGKSRRNISNLMDIRPDYANIEKDGKLEKVDPEEVGIGTVIIVQPGEKVPLDGIVMEGSSSLNTSALTGESMPRDIKVGDEIISGCINMTGVLKIKTSKEFGESTVSKILDLVEHASSRKSKSENFISKFARVYTPAVCIAALILAFIPPLTRILIMNLPAQWSVWIYRALTFLVISCPCALVISIPLSFFAGIGGASKAGILVKGSNYLETLSKTKIVVFDKTGTLTRGVFEVKGIHHNELENAKILEYAALVESSSSHPISKSLQRAYGKEIDRSRVSDITEISGNGIVAKVDGIEVAAGNNKLMEKLGIQYINCHSVGTIIHMAIGGEYAGHIVISDILKPTSKKAIAALKAEGIYKTIMLTGDARKVADQVGKDLGFDEVYSELLPAEKVNRVEALLKSKADNAMFAFVGDGINDAPVLSRADIGIAMGAMGSDAAIEAADVVLMDDDPIKISKAIKISRKCLRIVYQNIVFAIGIKLICLALGALGIANMWLAIFADVGVMIAAVLNAIRALFVKNL; from the coding sequence ATGAGCAAAAAACAAAAAAAGATGTTAATTAGAATTATAGTCAGCACTTTGATGATGACAGCTTTGCATTTTGCTCCGCTGACAGGATGGCTGCGGTTTGGCTTTTATCTCATCCCCTATTTAATCATCGGTTATGATATTTTAATTAAGGCCGGCAAGGGAATTAAAAATAGGCAAGTATTTAATGAAAACTTTTTAATGGCGATTGCCACAATCGGGGCAATCACACTCGCTCTTTACAGTAAGAGCGGCGACTATACGGAAGCAATTGCGGTTATGCTGTTTTACCAAGTCGGAGAATGGTTTCAAAGCTATGCTGTCGGAAAAAGCCGCCGCAATATCAGCAACCTAATGGACATCCGCCCGGATTATGCAAATATCGAAAAGGACGGCAAGCTTGAAAAAGTTGACCCTGAGGAAGTTGGTATCGGCACTGTAATTATTGTTCAGCCGGGCGAAAAGGTTCCGCTTGACGGAATTGTTATGGAGGGATCCTCAAGTTTAAATACGAGCGCCCTCACCGGTGAAAGCATGCCGCGCGATATTAAAGTAGGAGATGAAATTATAAGCGGCTGTATAAATATGACAGGCGTTTTAAAAATTAAAACAAGCAAGGAGTTTGGCGAATCTACCGTGTCGAAAATCCTTGACTTGGTGGAGCACGCAAGTTCCCGCAAATCAAAATCGGAAAATTTTATTTCCAAGTTTGCTCGTGTTTACACTCCTGCGGTTTGCATTGCGGCTCTTATCTTAGCCTTTATTCCTCCCCTCACCCGAATCTTAATAATGAATCTTCCCGCACAATGGAGCGTGTGGATTTACCGCGCACTTACCTTCCTTGTGATCAGTTGCCCCTGCGCATTGGTAATCAGTATTCCGCTATCCTTTTTTGCAGGAATCGGAGGCGCAAGCAAGGCGGGCATTTTGGTAAAGGGCTCTAATTATTTAGAAACCCTTTCCAAAACGAAAATTGTCGTTTTTGATAAAACCGGAACTTTAACGCGCGGAGTGTTTGAGGTAAAAGGCATTCATCACAATGAATTGGAAAATGCTAAAATACTTGAATACGCCGCACTGGTGGAAAGCTCTTCTTCTCACCCGATTAGCAAGAGCTTGCAGCGCGCATACGGTAAAGAAATTGACCGCAGCCGCGTAAGCGACATTACTGAAATAAGCGGCAACGGTATTGTTGCCAAGGTTGACGGCATTGAGGTTGCTGCGGGTAATAACAAGCTGATGGAAAAACTCGGCATTCAATATATTAACTGCCACAGTGTCGGCACAATTATTCACATGGCGATAGGAGGTGAATACGCCGGGCATATTGTAATCTCAGATATTTTAAAACCGACTTCCAAAAAAGCTATCGCCGCTCTAAAGGCTGAGGGAATTTATAAAACGATTATGCTCACAGGGGATGCCCGCAAGGTAGCCGATCAAGTCGGGAAAGATTTAGGCTTTGATGAAGTTTACAGCGAACTTCTTCCCGCAGAAAAAGTTAATAGGGTTGAAGCTCTGCTAAAAAGCAAAGCCGATAATGCTATGTTCGCCTTCGTCGGGGACGGAATTAATGATGCGCCCGTACTCAGCCGTGCGGATATCGGAATTGCAATGGGTGCTATGGGATCGGACGCAGCGATTGAAGCGGCTGATGTGGTTTTAATGGACGATGACCCGATAAAAATTTCAAAGGCAATTAAAATTTCGCGTAAATGCTTGAGGATTGTTTATCAAAATATAGTGTTTGCAATCGGCATAAAACTAATTTGTCTTGCTCTGGGTGCGCTCGGTATAGCCAACATGTGGCTGGCAATTTTTGCAGACGTCGGTGTAATGATTGCGGCAGTACTCAACGCAATAAGAGCACTGTTTGTAAAAAATTTATAA
- a CDS encoding cation transporter, whose product MKKAYKIEVDCANCANLMEDAARKTPGVKDASVNFMTLKMNVEFEEGKDPSTVMQEVLKNCKKVEDDCEIFI is encoded by the coding sequence ATGAAAAAAGCGTACAAAATTGAAGTAGACTGCGCCAACTGCGCAAACTTAATGGAAGATGCGGCACGGAAGACGCCGGGAGTTAAAGATGCAAGCGTAAACTTTATGACTCTAAAAATGAATGTAGAATTCGAAGAAGGTAAAGACCCTTCAACCGTTATGCAGGAGGTTCTTAAAAACTGCAAAAAGGTTGAAGACGACTGCGAAATTTTTATTTAG
- a CDS encoding ArsR/SmtB family transcription factor → MQNISLPHDHGQRFEKDYEDMPKEEDFQTVSDIFKQLCDGSRIRIFWILCHCEECVINLATLVGMSSPAVSHHLRQLKSCGLIVSRRDGKEVYYKAADTPKVQVLHEVIEKMVEISCPDGK, encoded by the coding sequence ATGCAAAATATTTCATTGCCCCATGACCACGGGCAGCGCTTTGAAAAAGACTATGAAGACATGCCGAAAGAAGAGGACTTCCAAACTGTTTCCGATATTTTTAAACAGCTTTGCGATGGAAGCCGCATTCGAATCTTTTGGATTTTATGTCATTGCGAAGAGTGTGTGATAAACTTAGCTACCCTTGTCGGTATGAGTAGCCCTGCGGTTTCGCACCATTTGCGGCAGTTAAAGAGCTGCGGACTTATTGTAAGCCGCAGAGACGGAAAAGAAGTTTACTATAAAGCAGCCGACACGCCGAAGGTTCAGGTTTTGCATGAAGTAATAGAAAAAATGGTAGAAATATCTTGTCCAGATGGTAAATAA
- a CDS encoding TIGR02679 domain-containing protein, translating into MTKNEIIAFFKSHTAYKKFCTDCAKKYKSYGSLTGIISLEKYTDDEIAELSSFLGIADYQLQKRKQLSIKRWLSQYAKSSFASIPFEEIISEVTGAPLYSNEAIRSFEQQKEKTFVGFIAAQYPALNTFIKDSPLPRELYLAYHKHELKEQELECLNSALEFLPYKKKQYAYLPVFSNQITGNPHSFDRGSLLGQWFVRLLFFDYERAKTAAPVALSKAEKEHRVLQHYGILFDDIFNFVTVNGMYGFANEKLHPVWKAACETCTVWNVPLKHIVEMDRIEPAFGNRFWIVENSSLYSLLISAFPTLPAVCSHGQFKQSFWQLMEKVPASITAFYTGDFDPEGLIMADTVKRRYPTIIDLHFMSAAYYALSKPAEKIESQRLKKLDRMQTPMLQEAAAQMRKQERSGYQEALFDEYCNYLHHEKLVKGC; encoded by the coding sequence ATGACTAAAAATGAAATAATAGCTTTTTTTAAAAGCCATACTGCCTATAAAAAGTTTTGCACAGATTGTGCGAAGAAGTATAAAAGCTACGGGAGCTTAACCGGAATTATTTCGTTGGAAAAATATACGGACGATGAAATTGCAGAGCTTTCTTCTTTTCTCGGGATTGCTGATTATCAGCTGCAAAAACGAAAACAGCTTTCGATAAAAAGATGGCTTAGTCAATACGCGAAGAGCAGTTTTGCTTCTATTCCTTTTGAGGAAATTATCAGCGAGGTAACGGGCGCACCGCTTTACAGTAACGAAGCAATTCGCAGCTTTGAGCAGCAAAAAGAAAAGACCTTTGTTGGTTTTATTGCAGCCCAATATCCCGCTCTTAATACTTTTATTAAAGATTCTCCTTTGCCGCGCGAGCTTTATCTTGCATATCATAAGCATGAATTAAAGGAGCAGGAGCTTGAGTGCTTAAACAGCGCACTCGAATTTCTTCCGTATAAAAAAAAGCAATACGCCTATTTGCCCGTGTTTTCAAATCAAATTACCGGAAACCCTCATTCGTTTGATCGGGGATCGCTTTTAGGTCAGTGGTTTGTGCGTCTGTTGTTTTTTGATTATGAACGAGCGAAAACCGCCGCCCCTGTTGCGCTCAGCAAAGCCGAAAAAGAACATCGGGTGCTGCAACATTACGGCATTCTTTTTGATGATATTTTTAATTTTGTTACCGTGAACGGCATGTACGGCTTTGCAAACGAAAAGCTTCATCCCGTGTGGAAGGCTGCTTGCGAAACCTGCACTGTGTGGAATGTTCCTTTAAAGCATATTGTCGAAATGGATAGGATAGAACCTGCTTTCGGCAATCGTTTTTGGATTGTCGAAAACTCAAGCTTGTATTCGCTTTTAATATCCGCCTTTCCTACGCTGCCCGCCGTTTGCAGCCATGGGCAATTTAAACAATCTTTTTGGCAGCTGATGGAAAAAGTCCCTGCAAGCATCACAGCTTTTTACACCGGCGACTTTGACCCTGAGGGGCTCATCATGGCGGACACTGTAAAACGGCGCTATCCTACCATAATTGATTTACACTTTATGAGTGCGGCTTATTACGCCCTTTCCAAACCTGCCGAAAAAATAGAATCACAACGCTTAAAAAAACTTGACCGAATGCAAACACCCATGTTGCAAGAAGCCGCCGCACAAATGCGAAAACAAGAGCGCTCCGGATACCAGGAAGCGCTGTTTGATGAGTATTGCAATTATTTGCATCACGAAAAATTGGTGAAGGGGTGTTAA
- a CDS encoding SIR2 family protein → MNYVDPNNKLKKDIQCYLDDIENDHTYEKLKKYIKKHLDTIIDDYTYEKLGNDVGECLKTIIGKLKKGQISVMVGAGFSKNAHPDYPDWAELLVRAYCEIYSIDETNIGKIKKQNIKNEIKKDPSSIAKKYMNFHGNREALDIYIEDELSKPEKNSSGHLRLHEELLSLNWNDVITTNWDSLLERADDSGNYEIVTSAKNLKLRNQKRIIKIHGSLRDSYKSEYSFDDNFEYLYVITQDDFDNYHKEHSDFSNFMKVKFLQDSFCLIGFSGDDPNFRYWIKELKRTMTKGGNTAKPNPIFLIDISNDNPTAAKLQYYKNNYIIRLSLNDAVNHIRNSTGGSISNSIGDANFAPNIKLGNDIKDRFHEFFDYLKEQANQSLKRIEKDPKENIKSRNVFDMFIFLDKITDTERIKGYNDLSLYHFDNLFFSMYLIASAKCLFTDDIKQWSGTEYDFIYKVCTNNYYSLLNLYNPEQIDKIIEDYQTRILPKKQEIYFSQLILKYYRETGNDEKFDTFYKGLCEQAAVTKNIAMYEQAIKLYSDFDNRKLQEHLQEWKPEDDEKPDSIFILKKLTLLTAFHTTAFNDSEKKYVDKLLTIAENHCTNKQTMLFILLYRRLLSFQFGYLEPNNIIHSQIAQLKSDGFKEPFEYINELLNVKEPKNIKPNSDKRYALSETVISSWSNEDTELIKTIRIINFIEYTGIPADFCISKSTIINLVSWNKEDEWCLLRIFLFSLLYYGKSLNEEFLRFIVPRILRYVSMDVLLQIYNKIFDILKYTIKHGKGVKTYIYIMTEIIKRLPSKECTGYVEYIITEIKNNNAIIVSLIINDGIYGTKRPFLEVLKHISKHDDYEYILKWIMTESLKDEHELVKSNSQSTSVFINYYIPLMIDNKFCAEKNELFKSPEIKEMLKKDMNLRKKLSLYAYDYIDENTKNELNRYLENNYTLQIHPYFITKIKTEKIKEKCLEFLKNYNISSSNSYEYPLNDYITALVQSKQLMKEDMQEIYDLAMDKYRELKRYEDRLKSNRFMPNRYDYLVGMFFAIVRLMINEGGIITGDDYIELENEYKKQRADFFEFKWIFAEDTQQFKKYFLHMFFVFSYHYKLIENFVQKINDCLSRIQSQDSSEFEAPLEQFISMYDTNYNNSNFKDGMTDRILIRILKKFKSNIDFCYDDLFIKEQMQKLANCMNNHGHRDAAIDYWVVSKDVKPANQQQ, encoded by the coding sequence ATGAACTATGTAGATCCGAACAACAAACTTAAAAAAGATATACAATGTTATTTAGACGACATAGAGAACGATCACACATATGAAAAACTAAAAAAATATATAAAAAAACATTTAGACACCATAATAGACGATTACACGTATGAAAAACTTGGAAATGATGTAGGAGAATGCCTGAAAACTATTATAGGTAAATTAAAAAAAGGGCAAATATCAGTAATGGTTGGTGCAGGGTTTAGCAAAAATGCCCATCCTGATTATCCGGATTGGGCGGAATTACTTGTTAGAGCTTATTGTGAAATCTACTCCATAGATGAAACAAACATTGGAAAAATTAAAAAGCAAAACATCAAAAATGAGATAAAAAAGGATCCATCAAGCATTGCGAAAAAATATATGAATTTCCATGGAAATCGAGAGGCTTTGGATATATACATAGAAGATGAATTGTCTAAACCAGAAAAAAATTCTAGTGGCCATCTTCGTCTCCATGAGGAATTATTATCATTGAATTGGAATGATGTAATAACAACTAATTGGGATAGCTTACTTGAAAGGGCAGATGATTCCGGTAATTATGAAATCGTAACCTCTGCAAAAAATTTAAAGTTAAGAAATCAAAAACGGATTATTAAAATCCACGGCTCTTTGCGTGATAGCTATAAGAGCGAGTACTCCTTTGATGATAACTTTGAATATCTATATGTAATCACACAGGATGATTTTGATAACTATCATAAAGAACATAGCGATTTTTCAAATTTTATGAAAGTAAAATTTTTGCAAGATTCCTTTTGTTTAATCGGTTTTTCCGGTGATGATCCTAACTTCAGATATTGGATTAAAGAATTGAAACGGACAATGACAAAAGGGGGGAATACTGCTAAACCGAACCCTATATTCCTTATTGACATTTCCAATGATAACCCAACTGCCGCAAAACTACAGTACTATAAAAACAACTATATAATTAGGCTTAGTTTAAATGATGCAGTAAATCACATCAGAAATAGTACCGGTGGGTCAATATCAAACAGCATTGGGGATGCGAACTTCGCCCCAAATATAAAGCTCGGTAATGATATCAAAGATAGGTTTCATGAATTTTTTGATTATTTAAAAGAACAAGCAAACCAATCTTTAAAACGTATAGAAAAAGACCCTAAAGAAAACATAAAAAGTAGGAATGTTTTTGATATGTTTATATTCCTCGATAAAATAACAGATACAGAAAGGATAAAAGGATACAATGACTTATCCTTATATCATTTTGATAATTTATTTTTTTCGATGTATTTGATTGCTAGCGCAAAATGTCTTTTTACTGATGATATTAAACAATGGTCAGGAACCGAGTATGATTTTATATACAAGGTATGTACAAATAATTATTATTCTCTGCTAAATCTTTACAATCCTGAGCAAATCGATAAAATTATTGAAGACTATCAAACAAGAATATTGCCCAAGAAACAAGAGATCTATTTTTCTCAGCTCATATTAAAATACTATCGTGAAACAGGTAATGACGAAAAATTTGATACATTTTATAAGGGTTTGTGTGAACAAGCCGCTGTTACAAAAAATATAGCGATGTATGAACAAGCGATTAAATTGTATTCAGATTTTGATAATAGAAAATTGCAAGAACATTTACAAGAATGGAAGCCTGAAGACGATGAGAAGCCGGACAGTATTTTTATCTTGAAAAAACTAACCTTATTAACCGCTTTTCATACTACTGCTTTTAATGACAGCGAGAAGAAATACGTTGATAAATTACTCACCATTGCAGAAAACCATTGCACCAATAAGCAAACTATGTTGTTTATTCTGTTATATCGCCGTTTACTATCTTTCCAATTTGGTTATTTGGAACCGAACAATATTATTCACAGTCAAATTGCGCAGTTAAAAAGTGACGGATTTAAGGAACCATTTGAGTATATAAATGAATTACTTAACGTAAAAGAACCGAAGAATATTAAACCGAATAGCGACAAACGTTATGCGCTATCTGAAACTGTTATTTCTTCATGGTCAAATGAAGATACTGAATTAATTAAAACGATTAGAATTATAAATTTTATTGAATATACCGGTATTCCGGCAGATTTTTGTATTAGTAAGTCTACAATTATTAATCTTGTTAGTTGGAACAAAGAAGACGAATGGTGCTTGCTACGGATATTTTTATTTTCACTTTTATATTATGGTAAATCCTTAAATGAAGAATTTTTACGATTTATTGTGCCGCGTATTTTGCGCTATGTAAGCATGGATGTACTTTTGCAAATATACAACAAAATATTCGATATTCTCAAATATACAATAAAGCATGGTAAAGGTGTAAAGACTTATATTTATATTATGACAGAAATTATTAAAAGGTTGCCCTCAAAAGAATGCACGGGTTATGTGGAATATATAATAACCGAAATAAAGAACAACAATGCAATAATTGTGTCGCTTATTATAAATGATGGGATATATGGCACCAAACGTCCCTTTTTAGAAGTTTTAAAACATATTTCAAAACATGATGACTATGAATATATTTTGAAATGGATTATGACTGAATCTTTAAAAGATGAACATGAGCTTGTAAAATCAAATAGTCAATCTACTTCAGTATTTATTAATTATTATATTCCGCTTATGATAGATAATAAATTTTGTGCAGAAAAAAATGAGCTATTTAAGTCTCCTGAAATAAAAGAAATGCTAAAAAAAGATATGAATTTAAGAAAAAAGCTTTCTTTATACGCATATGATTACATTGATGAAAATACTAAAAACGAACTTAATAGGTACCTTGAGAATAATTACACTTTGCAAATACATCCGTATTTTATAACTAAAATAAAGACAGAAAAAATAAAAGAAAAATGTTTAGAATTCCTAAAGAACTATAACATTTCTTCATCAAACTCCTATGAATATCCTTTAAATGATTATATAACTGCTCTTGTTCAGAGTAAACAACTAATGAAAGAAGATATGCAAGAAATTTATGATCTTGCTATGGATAAATACAGAGAATTAAAACGCTATGAAGATCGCTTAAAGTCGAATAGATTTATGCCGAATCGTTACGATTATCTCGTAGGCATGTTTTTTGCTATTGTAAGGCTAATGATAAACGAAGGAGGAATTATAACCGGAGATGATTATATCGAACTTGAAAATGAATATAAAAAGCAACGTGCTGACTTTTTTGAATTTAAATGGATTTTTGCTGAAGATACACAACAGTTTAAGAAATATTTTTTACATATGTTTTTTGTTTTTTCTTATCACTATAAGCTAATAGAAAACTTTGTACAAAAGATAAACGACTGTTTATCAAGGATACAAAGCCAGGATTCATCCGAATTCGAGGCACCGTTGGAGCAATTTATCAGCATGTACGACACAAATTACAATAATTCTAATTTTAAAGATGGAATGACAGACCGGATACTAATACGAATCCTTAAAAAGTTTAAAAGCAATATTGATTTTTGCTACGACGATTTATTTATAAAAGAACAAATGCAAAAACTCGCAAACTGTATGAACAACCATGGACACAGGGATGCTGCTATTGATTATTGGGTTGTCAGCAAAGATGTAAAGCCGGCAAATCAACAGCAGTGA
- a CDS encoding YqiA/YcfP family alpha/beta fold hydrolase: protein MYFSEKRYTSPAKTLNKINHIIQNEHIDLIVGHSLGGFFAAASLYEVPKILINPCLNPHLELPSVSWMMYRMKYWKSLKR, encoded by the coding sequence ATATACTTTTCAGAAAAACGCTATACTAGTCCTGCTAAAACGCTAAATAAAATTAATCACATCATACAGAATGAACACATCGATTTAATTGTAGGGCATTCATTAGGAGGATTTTTTGCGGCGGCATCTTTATATGAAGTACCGAAGATATTGATTAATCCGTGTTTAAACCCGCATCTCGAACTGCCCTCTGTCTCATGGATGATGTATCGCATGAAATACTGGAAGAGTTTAAAGCGATAG
- a CDS encoding IS630 family transposase, translating to MPKPPSKLELNPEELTYLESLVRLRTIQAQTLTRARILLLKSKGLSIKETAGKVGYTYRSVALCLKKYKQGGVEHALTDAPGRGNNPEITDEEKSWIINLACQKPTTFGYAAETWTYALLTKHINTTAESAGYLRLATIHKTTVFKILTEADIKPYKIEYYCENRDPDCDRKMHNVLLVYKQLELYFEENKPLQTEEGKNIHVVSYDEKPGIQAIATTSDDLPADETHQCIRRDYEYKRLGTLSLLAGIDLQTGDAIPLVSDSHTSKDYVQFLKILDERYPQEDKIRIILDNLKVHTSKETIRYLSTVPGRFEFVFTPKHGSWLNMIEGFFSKLTRQLLRGMRVKSKTELVNRLYKYFDEINEEPVVFHWKYNLDDLDVSEAVITDALKYELNYKTLY from the coding sequence ATGCCCAAACCGCCGAGTAAACTTGAACTAAATCCTGAAGAGCTCACGTACCTTGAATCACTTGTTCGTTTACGAACAATCCAAGCACAAACGCTTACGCGTGCACGAATACTTTTGCTTAAAAGCAAGGGGCTGTCCATTAAGGAAACAGCCGGCAAGGTAGGCTATACGTATAGAAGCGTTGCGCTCTGCCTTAAGAAATATAAGCAGGGCGGCGTAGAGCATGCTCTCACCGATGCACCCGGACGCGGAAACAATCCGGAAATTACCGATGAAGAGAAATCGTGGATTATAAATCTCGCTTGTCAAAAACCGACTACTTTTGGGTATGCTGCAGAAACATGGACTTACGCACTGTTAACAAAGCATATTAACACCACCGCTGAAAGTGCAGGATACCTACGGCTCGCTACTATCCATAAAACAACGGTATTTAAAATACTAACTGAAGCAGACATTAAACCTTACAAAATAGAATATTACTGTGAAAACAGAGACCCTGACTGTGATAGAAAAATGCACAATGTTTTACTCGTTTATAAGCAACTTGAACTTTATTTTGAGGAAAATAAGCCATTACAGACAGAAGAAGGGAAGAATATCCATGTTGTTTCGTATGATGAGAAGCCCGGCATACAAGCTATCGCGACGACAAGCGATGATTTACCTGCTGATGAAACCCATCAATGCATTCGCCGTGATTATGAATACAAACGGCTTGGCACGCTCTCACTTTTAGCAGGCATTGATTTACAGACGGGGGATGCCATTCCTCTTGTAAGCGACAGTCACACCAGTAAAGATTATGTGCAATTTCTTAAAATACTTGATGAACGATACCCGCAAGAAGATAAAATTAGAATCATTTTGGATAACTTAAAAGTACATACCTCCAAAGAAACCATTCGATATCTTTCAACGGTACCGGGAAGATTTGAGTTTGTGTTTACGCCAAAACATGGTTCTTGGTTAAATATGATTGAAGGATTTTTCAGCAAACTAACAAGACAACTGTTGCGGGGCATGAGAGTAAAATCAAAAACAGAGTTGGTTAATCGACTGTATAAATACTTTGACGAGATTAATGAAGAACCGGTCGTATTCCATTGGAAATACAATCTTGATGATCTCGATGTTTCTGAAGCGGTTATAACCGACGCTCTCAAATATGAACTTAATTACAAAACGTTATACTAG